In one Mastacembelus armatus chromosome 19, fMasArm1.2, whole genome shotgun sequence genomic region, the following are encoded:
- the insyn2a gene encoding inhibitory synaptic factor 2A → MVSKEGGKCMLTNSESDSEGAPLPSTSLALEVKYSLEANRQVRKRNKALQVRFKDICEAQNEQREAELQAAGKGGKPISYKVAYRKYMTVPARRSIPNVTRSTGVQTSPDLKKRYQTFPFERKKGHTFKHVVAVETYKGQNNGFVMEVKQSKAAEQDLDEEEEEGACGGSGVRRTRALLHTNECIATVEQHAAPDGLCSDAVLLSCSADTDCLADTHRGSGAGAQAEYQLCSAPSKARTGLQHREADTDRSTKRQLLNLEGGSSQTLPDRASKVTGPIAWNSLTQVECLDSPSVRSKRKKGLQLNGLQSDTLPRSSRGCTIQAQCHTGQLSARPLRGMEEPLSPCRGGDPSGAPPDQTQEACKQIVPMNQDGDVKAQLQAMENLISSSQETIKVLLGVIQELEKGEAHREGLSYRTGQDTANCDTCRNSACIIYSVELDFKQQEDKLQPLMKRLCPTEDVHFASLPYPQEAFTSTPKRKSKADSKKHARWKLWFL, encoded by the exons CCCTGCAAGTGCGTTTCAAGGATATCTGCGAGGCACAAAACGAGCAAAGGGAGGCGGAGTTGCAGGCAGCGGGGAAGGGTGGAAAGCCGATCTCATACAAAGTGGCATACCGCAAATACATGACCGTCCCTGCTCGCAGATCCATCCCAAATGTCACAAGGAGCACAGGCGTCCAGACGTCCCCTGACCTAAAGAAACGCTATCAGACCTTTCCCTTTGAGCGCAAAAAAGGCCACACCTTTAAACACGTGGTGGCTGTGGAAACTTATAAAGGTCAGAATAACGGTTTTGTCATGGAGGTGAAACAGTCCAAGGCTGCTGAGCAGGATttagatgaggaggaagaggagggagccTGTGGAGGTAGTGGAGTCCGGAGGACCAGGGCTCTGCTCCATACTAATGAGTGCATTGCCACAGTTGAACAGCACGCTGCACCTGATGGCCTGTGTTCTGATGCTGTGCTGCTCAGTTGCTCTGCAGACACAGACTGCCTTGCAGACACACATAGAGGAAGTGGGGCTGGAGCACAGGCAGAGTACCAGCTCTGCAGTGCCCCATCCAAAGCCAGGACAGGATTACAACACAGGGAAGCTGATACAGACCGCTCCACCAAGAGGCAGCTGCTGAATCTGGAGGGGGGCTCATCTCAAACCTTGCCGGACAGGGCCTCCAAGGTTACAGGCCCGATCGCCTGGAACTCCCTTACACAGGTGGAGTGCCTGGACAGTCCATCAGTACGGAGCAAGCGGAAGAAAGGCCTGCAGCTCAATGGGCTGCAAAGTGACACGCTACCACGTTCCAGCAGAGGCTGTACAATACAGGCACAGTGCCACACAGGACAGTTATCTGCCCGGCCTCTACGGGGCATGGAGGAGCCTCTGTCGCCGTGCAGAGGTGGAGATCCTAGTGGGGCACCTCCCGACCAAACACAGGAGGCCTGTAAGCAAATAGTGCCTATGAATCAGGATGGGGATGTTAAAGCACAGCTCCAGGCCATGGAAAATCTCATCAGCTCCAGCCAAGAGACTATCAAAGTGCTTCTAGGGGTCATCCAGGAACTGGAGAAGGGGGAGgcccacagagaggg ACTCTCCTATCGAACCGGACAGGACACAGCCAACTGTGACACATGCCGGAACAGCGCATGCATTATTTACAG tgtgGAGCTGGACTTCAAGCAGCAGGAGGACAAGCTACAGCCACTGATGAAAAGGCTTTGCCCTACAGAGGACGTCCACTTTGCCTCCCTGCCTTACCCCCAGGAGGCCTTCACGTCCACCCCAAAACGCAAGTCCAAAGCTGACTCCAAGAAGCATGCTCGCTGGAAACTTTGGTTCCTGTGA